One Candidatus Binatia bacterium genomic region harbors:
- a CDS encoding thioredoxin domain-containing protein → MRHVAAMSMLVLLAGCGTNSEDMKKLQDSQRQILAKLGDLEKKVEQISAKPAAPQAPQIDPNKVYNIPAGNSPFKGPADAPVTLALFSDFQCPFCSQIPGLVDQLLKAYPKEVKFVYKEFPLVTIHQNAMPAARAAVAASKQGKFWEMHDKLFANQRALQADNLKQYAKDIGLDAAKFEQDLASPDVQKEIDDDVRLAQQSQVSGTPTLFLNGKRVTNRTFEGLKQMVEEALKQKS, encoded by the coding sequence ATGCGACACGTTGCTGCCATGAGTATGCTGGTGCTTCTCGCTGGTTGTGGAACGAACAGCGAGGACATGAAGAAGTTACAGGACTCGCAGCGCCAGATTCTGGCGAAGCTGGGAGACCTGGAGAAAAAGGTCGAGCAGATCTCAGCCAAACCCGCAGCACCGCAAGCGCCTCAGATCGACCCGAACAAAGTCTACAACATCCCGGCGGGGAACTCTCCCTTCAAAGGCCCGGCCGATGCTCCGGTGACCCTGGCGTTGTTCTCCGACTTCCAGTGCCCTTTCTGCTCCCAGATTCCCGGTTTGGTGGATCAACTCCTGAAAGCGTATCCGAAAGAGGTCAAGTTCGTGTATAAGGAGTTCCCGCTCGTCACCATCCACCAAAACGCGATGCCCGCCGCGCGCGCGGCTGTGGCGGCAAGCAAGCAAGGCAAGTTCTGGGAGATGCACGACAAACTTTTTGCCAACCAGCGCGCCCTGCAGGCGGACAACCTGAAGCAATACGCGAAGGACATCGGGCTCGACGCTGCCAAGTTCGAGCAAGACCTGGCTTCGCCCGACGTGCAGAAGGAGATTGACGACGACGTCAGGCTGGCCCAGCAGTCTCAGGTCAGCGGCACGCCGACGCTCTTCCTCAACGGCAAGCGGGTAACGAACCGCACCTTCGAGGGCTTGAAGCAAATGGTGGAGGAAGCCCTGAAACAGAAATCGTGA
- the argJ gene encoding bifunctional glutamate N-acetyltransferase/amino-acid acetyltransferase ArgJ: MKVRVPRKPVRLQGFRFAGVHGGLKESGARDVALICSDVPAAAAAAFTTNRVQAAPVQVGLKRLAAGRLQAIVVNSGNANAYTGREGLAVAREMCAIVSRELRIGADLVIPSSTGRIGVPLPRVRVQRAVRAACKRLAVDGFHDALEGMMTTDAFAKFTTETIEIGGTTVTIVGMAKGAGMIAPRMAVAGTPGGHATLLAYVLTDAAVSAAGLRRALQLALPDSFNAIVVDGDTSTNDTVVLMANGLAKNAALTPASRAFPAFSQAVTRAMTRLARLIVKDGEGATKVVDITVRGARNARDAARVADTIARSPLCKTAFFGGDPYTGRLVCAAGYSGAVFDPQKLDVYLDDVQVVRRGREIVGEVERRAAAVTQRAEFSLTLDLHAGKAQAYRMASDLSLDYVRFNSAYRT, translated from the coding sequence ATGAAAGTTCGCGTGCCACGAAAGCCTGTGCGCCTGCAGGGCTTCCGATTTGCCGGCGTCCACGGTGGACTGAAGGAAAGTGGTGCCCGTGACGTGGCCCTGATCTGTTCCGATGTGCCAGCGGCGGCGGCCGCCGCTTTCACGACCAACCGGGTGCAGGCCGCACCGGTGCAGGTCGGCCTCAAACGCCTGGCCGCCGGCCGCCTGCAGGCGATTGTCGTGAACAGCGGCAATGCCAACGCCTATACCGGCCGTGAGGGTCTCGCCGTGGCGCGCGAGATGTGCGCCATCGTCAGCCGCGAACTTCGCATCGGGGCAGACCTGGTGATCCCATCTTCAACCGGCCGTATCGGTGTTCCCCTGCCGCGCGTTCGTGTCCAACGTGCCGTGCGCGCGGCGTGCAAACGCCTGGCTGTGGATGGCTTCCATGATGCGCTCGAAGGCATGATGACCACGGACGCGTTTGCGAAGTTCACCACGGAAACGATTGAGATCGGCGGCACGACGGTGACTATCGTCGGCATGGCCAAGGGGGCGGGCATGATCGCTCCCCGCATGGCCGTAGCCGGAACGCCCGGCGGGCACGCCACCTTGCTGGCGTATGTCCTGACCGACGCGGCGGTGTCGGCGGCGGGTTTGCGGCGAGCCCTGCAGTTGGCGCTGCCGGACTCCTTCAATGCGATTGTTGTCGACGGGGATACGAGTACCAATGACACCGTTGTGCTGATGGCAAACGGCTTGGCAAAGAATGCTGCCCTGACGCCGGCCTCGCGTGCTTTCCCGGCGTTTTCTCAGGCGGTGACACGGGCCATGACGCGGCTGGCGCGGCTCATCGTCAAAGACGGCGAGGGTGCAACCAAGGTGGTCGATATCACTGTCCGGGGCGCCCGCAACGCCCGTGATGCGGCCCGCGTGGCGGACACCATTGCTCGTTCACCGTTGTGCAAGACGGCGTTCTTCGGCGGTGACCCGTACACCGGCCGTCTCGTGTGCGCTGCCGGCTACAGTGGGGCCGTTTTCGATCCGCAGAAGCTGGATGTGTATCTCGATGATGTACAGGTCGTCCGCCGCGGGCGGGAGATCGTTGGAGAAGTCGAGCGGCGTGCCGCTGCGGTGACCCAGCGCGCGGAATTCTCCCTGACGTTGGACCTCCACGCAGGCAAGGCCCAGGCGTATCGAATGGCCTCAGACCTCAGCCTGGATTACGTTCGCTTCAACTCAGCCTATCGGACGTGA
- a CDS encoding twin-arginine translocase TatA/TatE family subunit, with protein MFGMGIGELLVILVIILIIFGAGKLPEIGEGVGRGIRNFRKAIKTPDEIDITPKNDDETKNQT; from the coding sequence ATGTTTGGAATGGGCATCGGCGAGTTACTGGTTATTTTGGTGATCATCCTGATCATCTTCGGCGCCGGGAAGCTGCCCGAGATCGGCGAAGGCGTAGGGCGTGGGATCCGGAACTTCCGCAAGGCCATCAAAACGCCGGATGAAATCGATATCACGCCGAAGAACGACGACGAAACAAAGAATCAAACTTGA
- a CDS encoding DUF3426 domain-containing protein has product MEEKSEEFSLPDDVPEEADTPMVTRTAPPRIEEDEEQDEVERAPRRRTAAREPRRRESSTITPIFIFLGIVVASYGLLARALFASPVLCDRLIGRLPIIGHLGDDRLLRRKVALSDVVGNYQRIKDGKDVFVITGKALNTAPVALHSVQIAGKLYGRDGRALDEKTIYCGNVISAKVLKDLTPRELSILQKLSPPKRFMIEPGESSTFVIVFMDPPREPAEFSAQVVAAQHQV; this is encoded by the coding sequence ATGGAAGAGAAGTCCGAGGAGTTTTCTTTGCCCGATGATGTTCCCGAGGAAGCGGACACGCCCATGGTGACGCGCACGGCTCCCCCTCGTATTGAGGAGGATGAGGAACAGGATGAGGTCGAGAGGGCCCCGCGCCGGCGTACTGCCGCCCGGGAACCGCGTCGCCGCGAGTCAAGTACGATCACCCCCATCTTCATCTTCCTCGGCATTGTCGTTGCCTCCTATGGCCTGCTGGCGCGCGCGCTCTTCGCCAGCCCGGTCCTGTGCGATCGGCTCATAGGACGGTTGCCGATAATTGGCCATCTGGGGGACGACCGCCTGCTGAGGCGCAAAGTGGCGCTGTCCGACGTGGTGGGCAACTACCAGCGCATCAAGGACGGCAAGGACGTGTTCGTGATCACCGGCAAGGCCCTCAACACCGCGCCGGTGGCCCTGCATAGTGTGCAGATTGCCGGGAAGTTGTACGGCCGAGACGGCCGCGCGCTGGACGAGAAAACCATCTACTGTGGCAACGTCATTTCGGCGAAGGTGCTCAAGGACCTTACGCCGCGTGAACTGTCGATCCTGCAGAAGCTCAGCCCCCCGAAACGCTTCATGATCGAACCGGGCGAGTCGTCAACGTTCGTGATCGTGTTCATGGACCCGCCCCGAGAGCCCGCGGAGTTCAGCGCGCAGGTCGTTGCCGCGCAACATCAAGTTTGA
- a CDS encoding glycosyltransferase family 2 protein has translation MANESKSKAPSGTVHELSVVLPAFNEEANVERVVRSCAAYLDAHMPDYELLVVNDGSRDRTGEILNRLQGEFVRLRPLHHAQNQGYGAALRTGFGAATKRFVFYMDGDGQFDIGDLDHLLPLATDEDHIVTGFRIERRDPFIRRLNAKLFGGWLVRIMLGVRVRDLNCAFKLIPKKVLDNIILESPGALINAELYGRAVRRGFGIKEVGVHHYPRSAGVQTGAHLAVIIRAFYDLFRLRRKILAGDQ, from the coding sequence ATGGCGAACGAATCAAAAAGCAAAGCTCCAAGCGGCACCGTCCACGAGCTGTCGGTGGTCTTGCCCGCCTTCAATGAAGAAGCCAACGTCGAAAGGGTGGTGCGGAGCTGTGCCGCCTACCTCGACGCGCACATGCCCGACTACGAGTTGCTGGTCGTCAACGATGGTAGCCGCGACCGTACCGGCGAGATCCTGAATCGGCTGCAAGGGGAGTTTGTCCGGCTGCGCCCGTTGCACCATGCGCAAAACCAGGGGTACGGCGCCGCGTTGCGCACCGGCTTCGGCGCCGCCACCAAGCGTTTTGTCTTCTACATGGATGGCGACGGCCAGTTTGATATCGGCGACCTCGATCACTTGCTGCCTCTGGCGACTGACGAAGATCACATCGTCACCGGTTTTCGCATCGAGCGGCGGGACCCTTTCATTCGCCGCCTGAACGCCAAGCTGTTTGGTGGCTGGCTGGTGCGGATCATGCTGGGCGTCCGGGTGCGCGACCTCAACTGCGCCTTCAAGCTCATTCCGAAGAAGGTGCTGGATAATATCATCCTGGAGTCACCGGGGGCCCTCATCAATGCGGAGCTGTACGGGCGTGCCGTGCGGCGGGGATTCGGCATCAAAGAAGTCGGGGTACACCATTATCCTCGTTCCGCCGGCGTCCAGACGGGGGCCCATCTCGCGGTGATCATCCGGGCCTTTTATGATCTCTTTCGCCTGCGCCGGAAGATTCTTGCCGGTGATCAGTGA
- a CDS encoding flippase activity-associated protein Agl23, giving the protein MAESALDRNMTNSAARPRGEQLSPSVLDRIVVGNLSLERCVYIAVFAIAVFARLYLLGVRPYHHDESIHAFFSWKVTQDGVGAYEYDPVYHGPFLYYTTALALRLFGDSDFTARLSPVAFGLGLLAFAWPLRRYLGRWGALSFLVLATFSPSLTYFTRFLRHDIYMAFGNLAAIYFVFRYGETRQARNLYLAGAGLAIAFCTKEDMYALFPVFLISLLSMAVWEVVHAADWRTALRGVTSETTGLLRRALIPLVTTAIIFAVIWLLLYTSLLTHTKNWNSVNRALSYWWGQHEIKRIGGPWWYYFPHFVAYEPLIFFPALLLLLGPLLRARTGEPASTRILAYATAAATAGFVVCLFAAPTRAPLVLLMALALAGPTLMRRWLPDRFTRFLTIWAMGNIGFYSWAQEKVPWLLVPMLVPAALLAAMWFGQLIQRRALLRPAPALALALCGTLTVWTLISSNYLYDAPHPEEAPAKRHAELLAYVQSTYDIHTKVMDRIEAIARTLGTGTQTRLAVSGNATWPLSWYLRHYPVNWAADVRTVDTPVVIIDPEAAKAIDQALGDRYERIPFQIRGWWEPDWSKLDLTNFVRFLLTRETFSPVGSSDAVMFALKDVKPGMTFAAVAVNPPPAARNYSMGPSVLEPVAVWGEKGTAPGQFNEPRGLAADANGNLYVVDSKNNRIQKLGADGKPLLTWGHEGQGAGEFKDPCGVAVGPDGSVYVADTWNHRVQKFDASGKFLQEWHAQANLWGPRGIAVAPDNSAVYITDTGNKRVVSFDTNGKELSGWGHEGSKQGEFIEPVGIAVDDNGQVAVADTGNHRMQYFDRQGKFVKEHFVSGWEEFYTEPYVAMRGADLVVTDSFNHRCARYSNGSLVSSWGKSGTGRGEFNRPIGIAADKQGAVYVSDTMNHRIEKFILPPGTK; this is encoded by the coding sequence ATGGCAGAGAGTGCTCTTGATCGCAACATGACCAACTCGGCGGCGCGCCCGCGGGGCGAGCAGCTATCTCCGAGCGTTCTTGATCGGATCGTCGTCGGCAACCTGAGCCTGGAGCGGTGTGTGTACATCGCCGTGTTCGCCATCGCGGTGTTCGCGCGTCTGTATCTCCTTGGGGTGCGTCCCTATCACCACGACGAATCGATCCACGCGTTCTTTTCCTGGAAGGTGACGCAAGACGGCGTCGGTGCCTATGAGTACGATCCGGTGTACCACGGGCCGTTCTTGTACTACACCACCGCGCTCGCTCTCCGCCTCTTTGGTGACTCCGACTTCACCGCCCGCCTCAGCCCGGTCGCATTCGGGTTGGGGCTCCTCGCCTTCGCGTGGCCACTGCGGCGCTATCTCGGGCGCTGGGGGGCGCTCTCGTTCCTGGTGCTGGCGACCTTCTCGCCCAGCCTGACGTATTTCACCCGCTTTTTGCGGCACGACATTTACATGGCGTTCGGCAATCTGGCGGCCATCTACTTTGTCTTTCGTTACGGTGAGACACGCCAGGCACGCAATCTCTATCTCGCCGGCGCCGGGCTGGCGATTGCGTTCTGCACCAAGGAAGACATGTACGCGCTGTTCCCGGTCTTCCTCATCAGTTTGCTCAGCATGGCGGTGTGGGAAGTCGTTCACGCGGCCGATTGGCGGACGGCCCTGCGTGGCGTGACCAGTGAGACGACGGGGCTGCTGCGGCGTGCCCTCATCCCGCTGGTCACGACGGCCATCATCTTCGCGGTGATCTGGCTCCTGTTGTACACCTCGCTACTCACCCATACGAAGAACTGGAATTCCGTTAATCGGGCTCTGAGCTACTGGTGGGGACAGCACGAGATCAAACGCATCGGTGGGCCCTGGTGGTACTACTTCCCCCATTTCGTAGCTTACGAACCGTTGATTTTTTTCCCAGCGCTCTTGCTCCTGCTGGGGCCCTTGCTGCGCGCTCGGACAGGGGAACCTGCATCCACACGTATACTGGCGTACGCCACGGCGGCGGCGACCGCCGGGTTCGTCGTGTGCCTCTTTGCGGCGCCCACCCGCGCCCCCCTGGTGCTGTTGATGGCGCTGGCGTTGGCCGGACCGACGCTCATGCGGCGATGGCTCCCGGACCGGTTCACTCGCTTCCTGACGATCTGGGCAATGGGCAACATCGGGTTCTACAGCTGGGCCCAGGAGAAGGTGCCGTGGCTTCTGGTGCCGATGCTGGTCCCCGCCGCGCTGCTGGCGGCCATGTGGTTCGGCCAGCTCATCCAGCGGCGCGCCCTCTTGCGGCCGGCGCCGGCGCTGGCGTTGGCCTTGTGTGGGACGCTCACGGTGTGGACCCTGATTTCGAGCAACTATCTCTACGATGCGCCGCATCCGGAGGAGGCGCCGGCCAAACGCCATGCGGAGCTCCTGGCCTACGTGCAATCGACATACGACATCCATACGAAGGTGATGGATCGGATCGAAGCGATCGCTCGCACGCTCGGCACGGGAACGCAGACCCGCCTGGCGGTGTCCGGTAACGCGACCTGGCCCCTGAGTTGGTATCTGCGTCACTACCCGGTGAATTGGGCGGCCGATGTGCGCACGGTTGATACGCCTGTGGTGATCATCGATCCGGAAGCTGCCAAGGCCATCGATCAAGCGTTGGGCGACCGCTATGAAAGGATTCCCTTCCAGATCCGCGGCTGGTGGGAACCGGACTGGAGCAAGCTCGATCTGACCAATTTCGTGCGCTTCCTCCTCACCCGCGAGACCTTCAGCCCGGTGGGTTCCAGCGATGCCGTGATGTTCGCGCTGAAAGACGTCAAACCGGGGATGACCTTCGCCGCGGTAGCTGTGAACCCGCCTCCCGCGGCGCGAAATTACTCCATGGGGCCGTCGGTGCTGGAGCCGGTGGCGGTGTGGGGGGAGAAGGGGACCGCTCCCGGCCAGTTCAATGAGCCGCGTGGACTTGCCGCCGACGCCAACGGCAATCTCTACGTCGTCGACAGCAAGAACAACCGCATCCAGAAGCTCGGCGCCGATGGCAAACCACTGTTGACCTGGGGACACGAAGGGCAGGGGGCTGGCGAATTCAAGGACCCGTGCGGCGTTGCCGTCGGGCCCGATGGCTCGGTGTATGTGGCGGATACATGGAACCACCGGGTCCAGAAATTCGACGCCAGCGGCAAATTCCTCCAAGAGTGGCACGCACAGGCCAACCTCTGGGGGCCGCGTGGCATCGCCGTTGCGCCCGATAACAGTGCGGTCTACATCACGGACACCGGCAACAAGCGCGTGGTGAGCTTCGACACCAACGGCAAAGAGCTGTCAGGCTGGGGCCACGAGGGCTCCAAACAGGGAGAGTTCATCGAACCGGTTGGTATTGCGGTGGACGACAACGGGCAGGTTGCGGTCGCCGATACCGGCAATCACCGCATGCAGTACTTCGACCGGCAGGGGAAGTTCGTGAAGGAGCACTTCGTCTCGGGCTGGGAGGAGTTTTATACCGAACCCTACGTGGCCATGCGGGGCGCGGATCTAGTGGTGACGGACTCCTTCAACCATCGCTGCGCACGGTATTCGAACGGCAGCCTGGTGTCCTCGTGGGGCAAGAGCGGCACCGGCCGCGGAGAGTTCAACCGGCCGATCGGCATTGCCGCCGACAAGCAAGGCGCCGTCTACGTTTCCGACACCATGAACCACCGGATCGAGAAGTTCATTCTGCCGCCGGGAACGAAATAG
- a CDS encoding dolichyl-phosphate beta-glucosyltransferase, whose protein sequence is MKLSVVIPVFNEAARILPSLECLFAYMDQHHPDYEVLLVDDGSTDGTATLVRQQFARRSQLRILSYTGNRGKGYAVRFGSVRAAGDTVLMTDADLSTPIEELEKLLPLLAQGYDLVIGSRALAQSEIRRRQPFYRESGGKVFNLLVRLIVLPDVHDTQCGFKVFRREPLLPVLEQQQIDGFAFDVEMIALARARGLKVAEVPVVWINSPTSRVRMRAALRAFADLVLIRRRVRQAGTRTQQVSAARPDAPN, encoded by the coding sequence ATGAAGCTTTCCGTCGTCATCCCGGTCTTCAACGAAGCCGCGCGCATTCTCCCGTCGCTCGAGTGCCTCTTCGCCTACATGGATCAGCACCACCCCGACTACGAGGTGCTGCTGGTCGATGATGGCAGCACGGACGGCACCGCCACCCTCGTACGGCAACAGTTCGCGCGCCGCTCACAGCTGCGCATCCTGTCCTACACCGGCAACCGAGGCAAGGGCTACGCCGTGCGTTTCGGCTCCGTGCGTGCCGCGGGTGACACGGTCTTGATGACGGATGCCGATCTGTCGACGCCGATCGAAGAACTCGAGAAGCTGCTGCCGCTGCTCGCGCAAGGGTACGATCTGGTGATCGGCAGCCGGGCGCTAGCGCAGTCCGAGATCCGCAGGCGGCAGCCGTTTTACCGCGAAAGCGGCGGCAAGGTGTTCAATCTGCTGGTCCGTTTGATCGTGTTGCCAGACGTGCATGACACCCAGTGCGGTTTCAAGGTCTTCCGGCGGGAGCCGCTGTTGCCGGTCCTGGAGCAGCAGCAGATCGACGGCTTCGCTTTCGACGTCGAGATGATCGCACTGGCGCGCGCACGCGGCCTGAAGGTGGCCGAAGTGCCCGTCGTGTGGATCAACTCTCCCACGTCGCGCGTTCGCATGCGGGCCGCCCTTCGCGCCTTCGCCGATCTCGTGCTGATCCGCAGGCGAGTGCGGCAGGCGGGGACGAGGACGCAACAGGTCAGTGCGGCGCGGCCGGACGCACCCAACTAG
- a CDS encoding DUF1902 domain-containing protein: MADHTYTVRAEWDGEEATWVAEGEDVPGLVTGADTFEALVEKLRVMVPEMLELNGVLSAEEAAAARFTVIAHRTEHARAVA; encoded by the coding sequence ATGGCGGATCATACCTACACCGTGAGAGCCGAATGGGACGGCGAGGAGGCAACATGGGTTGCGGAAGGCGAAGACGTGCCGGGCCTGGTGACCGGTGCCGATACCTTCGAAGCGCTCGTTGAGAAACTCCGGGTGATGGTGCCGGAGATGCTGGAGCTCAATGGCGTGCTGTCGGCGGAGGAAGCGGCTGCCGCGCGCTTCACGGTGATTGCCCACCGTACCGAGCACGCCCGCGCTGTGGCGTAG
- a CDS encoding type II toxin-antitoxin system HicA family toxin, with product MADYTPELKRLLRSAGCRFERNGKGNHEIWFSPITEHRFPVDGKIKSRHWANIVLKQAGLPKQF from the coding sequence GTGGCGGACTACACTCCGGAGTTGAAGCGCCTCTTGCGCTCCGCTGGTTGCCGCTTCGAGCGTAACGGGAAGGGCAATCACGAAATCTGGTTCAGCCCGATCACCGAGCACCGGTTCCCGGTCGACGGCAAGATCAAGTCACGGCATTGGGCCAACATCGTGCTGAAGCAAGCGGGGTTGCCGAAACAGTTCTGA
- a CDS encoding archease yields MPYRFLEEAFTADVGFIASGATREECFTAAAAATLEVMLANAAALRLRERRGLHVEHEALDLALLKFLEELIYHKDTEQLLLRPTSVRIMQQAGRWVVDATLEGERIDPIRHELSADVKAVTLHRLDMRRTNGGWEATVVLDV; encoded by the coding sequence ATGCCTTACCGCTTTCTTGAAGAGGCGTTCACCGCGGATGTCGGGTTCATTGCCTCCGGGGCAACGCGGGAAGAATGCTTTACGGCCGCGGCTGCGGCGACCCTGGAGGTGATGCTGGCCAACGCTGCGGCGTTGCGGCTGCGGGAACGGCGTGGACTCCACGTCGAACACGAAGCGCTGGACCTGGCGCTGCTCAAGTTTCTGGAGGAGCTCATCTACCACAAGGACACCGAACAACTCCTGCTGCGACCCACCAGCGTCCGCATCATGCAGCAGGCTGGCCGCTGGGTGGTGGATGCGACGCTGGAGGGCGAACGTATTGATCCGATCCGTCATGAGTTGTCGGCTGACGTGAAGGCCGTGACCTTGCATCGGTTGGATATGCGGCGGACAAATGGCGGGTGGGAGGCGACGGTAGTCCTGGACGTATAG